One region of Diabrotica undecimpunctata isolate CICGRU chromosome 6, icDiaUnde3, whole genome shotgun sequence genomic DNA includes:
- the LOC140444544 gene encoding uncharacterized protein — translation MAAFENIEQFNVRDSKGWESYVERMDIFFLANNITNPDKKKATFLSLCGPNTYEIIRSLVAPSKVSDKTYDQIIVELKKHFSPKTSEIVCRFKFYRRNQQTGETISVYLKELRKLAEPCGFGTTLDIMLRDRLVCDITDESLQQKLLATDKLKLKDAQNMCLAHEVAVESLAVLRESESSADVNAVTSSFRKNQPGLFKQQLANRERKKCFRCEKEHSPETCKHIKSTCAYCRKVGHIEIACFAKKKNQHHKRKVHQTTVESTSNTEFRRFRGTLQSVTMNFR, via the coding sequence ATGGCAGCATTCGAAAACATCGAACAGTTTAACGTGCGTGACTCCAAAGGTTGGGAATCGTACGTCGAGCGTATGGATATTTTCTTCTTGGCAAATAACATTACGAACCCTGATAAGAAAAAAGCTACATTTTTAAGTTTGTGCGGTCCAAATACATACGAGATTATTAGATCTTTGGTCGCGCCGTCCAAAGTGTCTGATAAAACTTATGACCAAATCATAGTCGAGTTAAAAAAGCATTTTTCTCCAAAAACGTCGGAAATTGTGTGTAGGTTTAAGTTCTATCGTCGGAATCAACAGACTGGTGAAACAATATCTGTGTATCTGAAGGAATTACGAAAATTGGCAGAACCCTGTGGTTTCGGAACTACCCTTGACATAATGCTACGTGACCGACTCGTTTGTGATATTACCGACGAATCGCTACAGCAAAAGTTGCTAGCCACAGATAAGTTAAAACTTAAGGACGCGCAAAACATGTGCCTTGCACACGAGGTGGCTGTGGAAAGTTTGGCAGTGCTACGAGAAAGTGAGTCGAGCGCAGATGTAAACGCGGTTACATCCAGTTTTCGTAAAAATCAACCAGGCCTGTTCAAACAACAATTAGCTAATCGCGAAAGGAAAAAATGTTTTCGGTGCGAAAAAGAACATTCTCCTGAAACTTGTAAACACATTAAATCAACCTGTGCCTATTGCAGGAAAGTTGGACACATCGAAATAGCTTGTTTTGCTAAAAAGAAGAATCAACATCACAAACGCAAAGTACATCAGACTACCGTGGAATCTACGTCCAATACCGAGTTTCGCCGGTTTCGGGGAACACTCCAGAGTGTGACTATGAATTTTCGTTAA
- the LOC140444546 gene encoding uncharacterized protein has product MTIRYRRNDDSNEETKIQLALHRYLPTQHITPHCTTVRCPSEILMGPKLGSLFDRLQPDFRKEMLSKQEMKDSYKTVPRCFQENETVFARSFAPDGQKWLPSKIIETTGPLSYKVQTPDGKILRRHSDQIRTRVCVTKKQQTKLHRQPRWKQNY; this is encoded by the coding sequence ATGACGATACGATATCGACGAAACGATGATAGtaatgaagaaactaaaatacagTTAGCATTGCACAGATATCTCCCTACTCAGCACATTACACCCCATTGTACAACAGTGAGATGCCCATCAGAAATATTAATGGGGCCAAAATTGGGCTCATTATTTGATCGTTTACAGCCCGATTTTAGAAAAGAGATGTTGTCTAAGCAAGAGATGAAAGATTCTTACAAAACAGTACCCAGATGTTTTCAAGAAAACGAGACTGTATTTGCAAGGTCATTTGCTCCAGATGGTCAAAAGTGGCTTCCTTCCAAAATAATTGAAACCACTGGACCGTTAAGCTACAAAGTTCAAACCCCTGATGGTAAAATTTTACGTCGTCATTCTGACCAAATCAGAACCCGTGTGTGTGTGACTAAGAAACAACAGACGAAGTTACACCGTCAACCTCGATGGAAACAAAATTACTAG